A window from Roseburia sp. 499 encodes these proteins:
- a CDS encoding glycosyltransferase family 2 protein codes for MEIKISVIMLTYNREKLVQRAIESVLNQTYKNIEFIIVDNGSEDKSGEVVEYYAKMDKRIKPYHISKCCIGAGRNFGLRQATGEYVAFIDDDDWMYEDMLEYLVDFVKDYNADIVLCGSQKEIEGKIFDNCCFDKVLVMNSGESVIELLKRKKYNAAYPTKLLKKELFDQIPFREDGKYDDITVVYKHFALAKCVVAGGEPKYCFRRHESNNSAFTTNDLLLTEDQLEEYLAAFRERTEWLSAKLPSIADYAQYSEWSYMISMCNKIEKNQLRSCYQVLKRIKKILIVNYDVFFYSEYIQDFEKEWMKKYIAPERNRK; via the coding sequence ATGGAAATAAAGATTAGTGTAATCATGTTAACATATAATAGAGAGAAACTGGTACAGAGAGCAATAGAATCTGTTTTAAATCAGACATATAAAAATATTGAATTTATAATAGTAGATAATGGTTCAGAAGATAAGAGTGGGGAAGTTGTAGAGTATTATGCAAAAATGGACAAAAGAATTAAACCATATCATATTAGTAAGTGTTGTATTGGCGCTGGAAGAAATTTTGGATTGAGACAGGCAACTGGAGAGTATGTAGCTTTTATCGATGATGATGATTGGATGTATGAAGATATGCTGGAATACTTGGTAGATTTTGTTAAAGATTATAACGCTGATATTGTATTGTGTGGTTCTCAGAAAGAAATTGAAGGTAAGATTTTCGATAACTGTTGTTTTGATAAAGTGTTAGTTATGAATAGTGGGGAGAGTGTTATTGAATTATTGAAAAGGAAGAAGTACAATGCAGCATATCCAACCAAATTGCTAAAAAAGGAATTGTTTGATCAGATTCCGTTCCGTGAAGATGGAAAATATGATGATATTACTGTTGTGTATAAACATTTTGCATTGGCAAAATGTGTGGTAGCAGGTGGAGAACCAAAATATTGTTTTAGAAGACATGAAAGCAATAATTCCGCGTTTACTACAAACGACTTGTTATTGACAGAGGACCAGTTAGAAGAATATTTGGCGGCTTTTCGAGAAAGAACGGAATGGCTTAGTGCCAAATTGCCATCTATAGCAGATTATGCACAATATAGCGAATGGTCATATATGATTTCTATGTGTAACAAGATTGAGAAGAATCAGTTGAGGAGTTGTTACCAGGTATTAAAGAGAATAAAGAAAATTTTGATTGTAAATTATGATGTATTTTTTTATTCAGAATATATACAGGATTTTGAAAAAGAGTGGATGAAAAAATATATTGCACCAGAGAGGAATAGAAAATGA
- a CDS encoding glycosyltransferase family 2 protein translates to MSTLEKPLISIITRAYNVEDYIGECAESVLSQTYENFEWIVLENGSTDNTGIILEMYAKKDKRIRLFVNRKNYNKIEPSREGEYNYLDLLKKSKGKYVTELDSDDFLHRDYLKALYEATGGEEIDIVAAGSVQFFSDNPHQISNIVVPKAFSDKNINELGNSIDDFYNVFRPVWGKIILRDFYVQNLDYIYDRPSYISIGGDTYVCLRILQVAKSCVCIDKPLYFYRVRNNSITRTSYYKDRYLSYDAIFFEGNRLLKIWEKSTQANFEKLSIIHLGGLEIDLKMISNVEGLLLKDRLEYIENLLQDKVYREYIGVFSNDIKVMWEHKIHAGLEKIYNISTKESMQEKTQLLFYKYNFSQCFISKKLIFEKKNNKYDMMLYIIASISEKNTVARDNELVNFCIKYLLGENCTSILDARRIIEQHTKTEKREYDLKIKMNELLSKGAYDEVEKILETLEETMRLDCDVLFSRACCCYARGDVKNTVVLLTTANELYPEEEVIQENLNNILEEL, encoded by the coding sequence ATGAGTACATTGGAAAAACCACTAATATCAATAATCACCAGGGCGTATAATGTCGAAGATTATATAGGAGAGTGTGCAGAAAGCGTATTAAGCCAGACGTATGAAAATTTTGAATGGATTGTTTTGGAGAATGGTTCCACAGATAATACAGGGATTATATTGGAAATGTACGCAAAGAAAGATAAACGAATTCGTTTGTTTGTAAATAGAAAGAATTATAATAAAATAGAACCGAGTCGGGAAGGAGAATATAATTATTTAGATTTATTGAAGAAGAGCAAGGGAAAATATGTAACAGAGCTAGACAGTGATGATTTTTTGCATAGGGATTATTTGAAAGCTTTGTATGAAGCGACTGGTGGGGAAGAGATAGATATTGTTGCAGCTGGATCGGTGCAGTTTTTTAGTGATAATCCGCATCAAATAAGTAATATTGTTGTACCAAAAGCCTTTTCTGACAAAAATATTAACGAGTTGGGAAATAGTATTGATGATTTTTATAATGTATTCAGACCGGTATGGGGAAAGATAATTTTAAGGGACTTTTATGTACAAAATTTAGATTATATTTATGATAGACCTTCTTATATATCGATCGGAGGAGACACCTATGTATGTCTTCGGATATTACAGGTTGCAAAGAGTTGTGTTTGTATAGACAAGCCTTTATATTTTTATAGAGTCAGAAATAATTCGATAACAAGGACGAGTTATTATAAAGATAGATATTTAAGTTATGATGCAATTTTTTTTGAAGGTAACCGCCTTTTAAAAATTTGGGAGAAAAGCACCCAGGCCAATTTTGAGAAATTGAGCATTATACATTTGGGAGGCTTAGAAATAGATTTGAAAATGATTTCAAATGTAGAAGGATTATTATTAAAAGATAGACTAGAGTATATTGAAAATTTGTTACAAGATAAGGTATATAGGGAATATATAGGCGTATTTTCTAATGATATTAAAGTTATGTGGGAACACAAAATTCATGCGGGATTAGAAAAGATTTACAATATTTCCACAAAAGAAAGCATGCAGGAAAAGACACAACTTTTGTTTTATAAATATAATTTTAGTCAGTGTTTTATATCTAAAAAGCTTATTTTTGAAAAAAAGAATAATAAATACGATATGATGCTTTATATTATTGCAAGTATATCGGAAAAGAATACTGTTGCGCGTGATAACGAATTGGTAAATTTCTGTATTAAATATTTGCTGGGGGAAAATTGCACATCAATTTTGGATGCAAGGAGAATTATAGAACAGCATACAAAAACAGAAAAACGGGAATATGACTTGAAAATAAAGATGAACGAGTTATTGTCAAAGGGTGCATATGATGAAGTGGAAAAAATACTAGAAACTCTTGAGGAAACGATGAGGTTGGATTGTGATGTTTTGTTTTCAAGAGCATGTTGTTGTTACGCAAGGGGTGATGTAAAAAATACAGTGGTATTGTTGACAACTGCAAATGAATTATATCCAGAGGAAGAAGTAATACAGGAAAACTTAAATAATATATTGGAAGAACTATGA